A window of Chitinophaga sp. MM2321 contains these coding sequences:
- a CDS encoding LacI family DNA-binding transcriptional regulator — MRRHYATIKDIAQALKISVATVSRALRDTHDVSAETRKIVLEKATELNYKPNFNATGLVKNSTHNLAVILPGITNYYFSTVFTGIQEVAYQNGYNIILYVTNDDAEREHNIIRNLSFSSLDGLLVSVSSQADACQHFQDVMDDGIPVVFFDRVAEHIVTSKVMQDDYNGAFEATEHLIKNGYKKIAHIAGPTGLTFTDNRLRGYTDALHKHKLPLRKEWIIHSGFTQAYGEKDMRDLWQLPNKPDAVFAVNDRKAVGAMLALKDMHIAIGKEVGVVGFTNDPVAAIISPSLTTIAEPAFEIGQMSCRLLLNHIKKKNFIAEEIILPGKLIVRESSIRQ; from the coding sequence ATGCGCCGACACTATGCTACTATAAAAGATATTGCCCAGGCATTGAAGATTTCTGTTGCCACTGTATCCCGTGCTTTAAGAGATACGCATGATGTAAGTGCAGAAACAAGGAAGATTGTGCTGGAAAAAGCTACAGAGCTGAATTACAAACCAAACTTCAATGCCACCGGACTGGTAAAAAACAGTACCCACAACCTCGCGGTGATATTACCGGGCATCACCAATTATTATTTTTCTACCGTGTTTACGGGTATCCAGGAAGTAGCTTATCAAAACGGGTATAACATTATCCTGTATGTTACCAATGATGATGCAGAACGGGAACACAACATTATCAGGAACCTTTCTTTCAGCAGCCTGGATGGGCTACTGGTATCCGTTTCTTCCCAAGCAGATGCCTGTCAGCATTTTCAGGATGTAATGGATGATGGTATCCCGGTTGTATTTTTTGACCGTGTAGCAGAACATATCGTCACATCGAAAGTGATGCAGGATGATTATAACGGCGCCTTTGAAGCCACCGAACATCTTATTAAAAACGGGTACAAAAAAATTGCACATATTGCCGGTCCTACCGGGCTTACCTTTACTGACAACCGGCTCAGAGGCTATACGGATGCCTTGCATAAACATAAATTACCACTGCGTAAAGAGTGGATCATCCACTCCGGTTTTACACAGGCATACGGCGAAAAAGACATGCGGGATCTATGGCAACTTCCCAACAAACCGGATGCTGTTTTTGCGGTCAACGACCGTAAGGCGGTAGGCGCCATGCTGGCGCTGAAAGACATGCACATCGCCATCGGAAAAGAAGTAGGCGTGGTGGGCTTTACCAATGATCCGGTTGCTGCCATCATCTCTCCTTCCCTCACCACCATTGCAGAACCTGCGTTTGAGATAGGACAGATGAGTTGCCGCTTACTACTGAATCATATCAAGAAGAAAAATTTCATCGCAGAAGAAATTATACTGCCGGGTAAACTGATTGTGCGGGAAAGCAGTATACGACAATAA
- a CDS encoding SusD/RagB family nutrient-binding outer membrane lipoprotein: MNKQIKYILSLMLMVSLGSCTKNFDELNTDPASLTEAGKREMPFMFSRAQSAAAINQSYYQTVQNLYADLYAQYFALSTTSFQTDRYVINDGWLPRPGIIAYVQVVPQLRSIFENTDSTSGEYALAEIMWVYAFHHLTDYFGPVAYFDAGKAQDAIAYDPQDKIYDDFFKRLDHAVKNLKQGPATNIFGTYDLIYKGDVQQWIRFANTLRLRLALRVSKVDPARAKQEAEAAVTGGVMTEISHSARMEKSLEGGDGNGLARVASYNEFSMSSTMASYLKGYNDPRMEIFFQPAVASGAFRGVRNGSSPAAINKPLNQPAETSNAGEYWAIWNSDGKSWLPQLEAPKHVMLAAEAWFLRAEGAMNGWNMGGTAQSLYEKGIETSMLDWGIKDQAIINAYTQSTAVPVAPDDVENSPAVANIPVKFGTAAAIQRQQIGTQKWLAIYPDGMEGWAEYRRSGYPVMYPVAQSNNSDLPAGTFIKRLPYPTAEATTNAVELKKGIALLGGPDNAATRLWWDVE, encoded by the coding sequence ATGAATAAGCAGATAAAATATATTCTCTCACTGATGCTGATGGTATCGCTGGGTAGTTGTACAAAAAATTTCGATGAGCTGAATACAGATCCAGCCAGCCTAACGGAAGCGGGTAAACGTGAAATGCCGTTTATGTTTTCGAGGGCGCAATCTGCAGCAGCCATTAACCAGAGCTATTATCAAACTGTACAAAATCTGTATGCAGATCTGTACGCGCAATATTTTGCCCTGAGTACAACCAGCTTTCAGACAGACCGTTATGTAATAAATGATGGTTGGTTACCCCGCCCCGGTATCATTGCGTATGTACAGGTAGTACCACAGTTGCGTAGTATATTTGAAAATACGGACAGCACTTCCGGTGAGTATGCGCTGGCGGAAATTATGTGGGTATATGCGTTTCATCATCTCACAGATTATTTCGGACCGGTAGCTTATTTTGATGCCGGTAAAGCACAGGATGCGATCGCGTATGATCCGCAGGATAAAATTTATGACGACTTCTTCAAACGCCTGGACCATGCCGTGAAGAACCTGAAACAGGGCCCGGCGACCAATATTTTTGGCACTTATGATCTGATCTATAAAGGTGATGTACAGCAGTGGATCCGTTTTGCAAATACACTGCGTTTAAGACTGGCGCTGCGGGTATCAAAAGTAGATCCCGCACGTGCAAAACAGGAAGCAGAAGCTGCGGTGACAGGAGGCGTGATGACAGAAATTTCCCATTCTGCCAGGATGGAAAAGTCGCTGGAAGGAGGTGATGGCAATGGGTTAGCGCGGGTGGCTTCTTACAATGAATTTAGTATGAGTTCCACAATGGCTTCCTACCTGAAAGGATATAATGACCCACGTATGGAAATATTTTTTCAGCCTGCTGTAGCATCCGGTGCTTTTAGAGGTGTACGCAATGGTTCATCACCGGCTGCTATCAATAAGCCATTGAATCAGCCGGCGGAAACATCCAATGCAGGCGAGTATTGGGCTATCTGGAATTCAGATGGAAAGTCCTGGCTACCACAGCTGGAAGCTCCCAAACACGTGATGCTGGCGGCTGAAGCCTGGTTCCTCAGAGCAGAGGGCGCCATGAATGGATGGAACATGGGCGGCACGGCGCAGTCGCTGTACGAAAAAGGAATTGAAACCAGCATGCTGGACTGGGGTATAAAAGATCAGGCTATCATTAACGCCTATACGCAATCAACTGCTGTACCGGTAGCACCGGATGATGTGGAAAATTCACCGGCAGTTGCGAATATTCCTGTTAAATTTGGTACAGCAGCAGCAATACAACGGCAACAGATAGGTACCCAGAAATGGTTGGCCATTTATCCGGATGGTATGGAAGGTTGGGCAGAATACCGCCGCAGTGGCTATCCTGTGATGTATCCGGTGGCGCAATCCAACAACAGCGACCTGCCCGCAGGTACTTTTATCAAACGTTTACCCTATCCTACTGCGGAGGCAACTACCAATGCGGTAGAGTTGAAGAAAGGGATAGCATTGCTGGGTGGTCCTGATAACGCTGCTACCCGGTTATGGTGGGATGTAGAATAA
- a CDS encoding SusC/RagA family TonB-linked outer membrane protein, with protein sequence MKSCNIHHRYFYFILMFVMAIPWRVSAQTPATVKGTVTDAGTRSPIPGVTITVKGTTRGVTTGVDGKYAIPSSEGAVLVFSFVGYEKKEIPVQQQSSIDVALRQVSSGLNEVVVTALGIERKTRSLGYATQQLNNATINTVKDPGANIMNTLSGKVAGAVVTPAASGPGGAVRVVLRGNRSISGNNNALIVVDGVPIDNTMSTEAGGGGSANAVATQPKGISSGYSGSDGAASINPQDVESINVLKGPAAAALYGSRAANGALIITTKSGKSGRMSVNYNGGVSVDQPNMLMKFQNTYGRGNGGEFGARAGASWGAPATTYADNVRSFFNTGTAINNSIDVSGGTDKLRGYASYANTSNKGIIPENSLERNTLNLRVAAEVIPRLTTDVKLTYMSQDIKNKPRLGDQGIPNEAYIMPRDLSTDSLKRYEGVDATGKPFPLYWTTSSIFQNPYWDVYRNSVNESRNRIMLMGSAKYQLNSWLSLQGRYSLDRYDDKITASYYDGTVAFPVQPGGRYMEAYINHWERNMDVLLSGNNTISKSFHVNYNIGGSVLSSKGYNTQSLADGLSIPNQFNLNFASSPAFSNTTIKKEIQSVYANAQLDFKQYLYLDVSARNDWSSTLPSPYSYFYPSVGLSAVISDMATMPSWISFGKVRGAYTQVGNDAEPYLLLQTYNFTQGAGNGFVSRDFTKAINNLKPEQTKSYEVGTEWRFLDGRLGLDATIYKNNTINQLIYIGLPQASGFDQQYINAGNIENRGVEVMVTATPVQKDNFTWNTSVNFATNKNKVISLKEGIDQADLSPSENFGSLLIRPGGAYGDIYGYAWAKDAKTGQNLISDAGLPVVEATQKLGNFNPDFTLGWSNQLQYKNFSMSFLLDGRVGGIIVSGTDAMLAAYGVADYTTSFRDGGLVLPGVHADGSTNTTAITSEDLWTTVSQNGRNAFGQFFTYSATNFRLRELSFSYNFKFDNKLVKGARLSLTGRNLFFLYRGKSVLDIPGIGKRTLPVDPEMALGTSNYQGIEAGLPPAVRSFGLNLNVSF encoded by the coding sequence ATGAAAAGCTGTAATATCCACCATCGATACTTTTATTTTATTTTGATGTTTGTCATGGCCATACCATGGCGTGTTTCGGCTCAAACACCTGCTACTGTAAAAGGTACTGTCACCGATGCAGGCACCAGGTCGCCTATTCCCGGCGTGACCATTACGGTGAAAGGAACTACCCGTGGTGTTACGACCGGTGTGGATGGAAAATATGCCATTCCTTCTTCCGAAGGAGCAGTACTGGTATTTAGTTTTGTAGGATATGAAAAAAAGGAAATTCCTGTGCAACAGCAGTCATCCATAGATGTGGCTTTGCGGCAGGTGTCTTCCGGGTTAAATGAAGTAGTGGTGACTGCACTGGGTATCGAGCGTAAAACCAGGTCACTGGGCTATGCTACGCAGCAGCTGAATAACGCTACTATCAATACGGTAAAAGATCCTGGCGCCAATATTATGAATACGCTGAGCGGTAAAGTAGCCGGCGCAGTAGTAACACCGGCGGCTTCCGGCCCTGGTGGCGCAGTTAGGGTGGTATTGCGTGGTAACCGTTCCATTAGTGGTAATAACAATGCGCTGATCGTAGTGGATGGGGTGCCTATTGATAATACCATGAGTACAGAAGCCGGTGGCGGTGGTTCTGCCAATGCAGTGGCTACCCAGCCCAAAGGCATCAGCAGCGGTTATTCCGGTAGTGATGGCGCCGCCAGCATCAATCCACAGGATGTGGAATCTATCAACGTGTTGAAAGGTCCTGCTGCTGCGGCACTGTATGGTAGCCGCGCTGCAAATGGCGCATTGATCATCACCACAAAAAGTGGTAAAAGTGGCCGCATGTCCGTGAATTACAACGGCGGTGTTTCCGTTGATCAGCCCAATATGCTGATGAAGTTTCAGAATACTTATGGCCGTGGTAATGGTGGTGAATTTGGCGCACGTGCCGGCGCGAGCTGGGGCGCACCTGCAACCACCTATGCCGATAACGTACGCAGTTTCTTCAATACAGGTACGGCCATCAATAATTCCATCGATGTATCCGGCGGTACTGATAAGCTGCGTGGATACGCTTCTTATGCAAATACTTCCAACAAGGGTATCATTCCTGAAAACAGCCTGGAGAGAAATACACTGAATCTACGTGTAGCCGCTGAGGTTATTCCCCGGTTGACAACAGACGTAAAGCTCACTTACATGAGCCAGGATATAAAGAATAAACCCAGGCTGGGTGATCAGGGCATTCCTAATGAAGCATACATTATGCCGCGCGACCTCAGCACCGATTCGCTGAAACGCTACGAGGGCGTTGATGCTACCGGCAAGCCTTTCCCATTATACTGGACAACTTCTTCCATCTTTCAGAATCCTTACTGGGATGTATACCGCAACAGTGTAAATGAATCGCGCAACAGGATCATGCTGATGGGTTCTGCCAAATACCAGTTGAACAGCTGGCTCAGCTTGCAGGGCAGGTATAGCCTGGATCGCTATGATGATAAGATCACTGCATCCTACTACGATGGTACCGTTGCCTTTCCGGTACAGCCGGGCGGCCGTTACATGGAAGCCTATATAAACCATTGGGAACGCAATATGGACGTATTGTTGTCAGGTAATAATACCATCTCCAAAAGTTTTCATGTTAACTATAACATAGGTGGAAGTGTACTGAGCAGTAAAGGATACAATACACAATCACTGGCCGATGGGCTGAGTATCCCCAACCAGTTTAACCTGAACTTTGCTTCATCGCCTGCATTTTCCAATACAACGATAAAGAAGGAAATTCAATCTGTGTATGCTAATGCGCAGCTGGATTTTAAACAATACCTCTATCTCGATGTCAGCGCCAGGAACGACTGGTCATCTACCTTACCAAGTCCTTACAGCTATTTTTATCCTTCCGTAGGATTGTCTGCTGTAATATCTGATATGGCTACGATGCCTTCATGGATTTCTTTTGGTAAAGTACGGGGTGCATATACACAGGTGGGTAATGATGCAGAGCCTTATCTGCTGCTGCAAACCTACAATTTCACACAAGGCGCCGGCAATGGTTTTGTATCAAGGGATTTTACAAAAGCCATCAATAACCTGAAACCGGAACAAACCAAATCGTATGAAGTGGGTACCGAGTGGAGGTTCCTGGATGGCCGCCTGGGACTGGATGCTACCATCTATAAAAATAATACGATCAACCAGTTGATCTATATCGGTCTGCCACAGGCAAGCGGATTTGATCAGCAGTATATCAACGCCGGTAATATTGAGAACAGGGGCGTAGAAGTGATGGTTACCGCTACGCCGGTACAGAAGGATAATTTTACCTGGAATACTTCGGTAAACTTTGCCACCAATAAAAATAAAGTGATCTCCCTGAAAGAAGGGATTGATCAGGCAGACCTGTCGCCTTCCGAAAACTTTGGCAGCCTGCTGATCAGGCCGGGCGGCGCTTATGGCGACATATATGGTTATGCCTGGGCAAAAGACGCAAAAACAGGACAAAACCTGATTTCAGATGCAGGACTGCCTGTGGTGGAAGCTACACAGAAACTGGGAAATTTCAATCCTGATTTCACACTGGGTTGGAGCAACCAGTTGCAGTATAAAAACTTCAGTATGTCGTTCCTGCTGGATGGCAGGGTAGGCGGGATCATCGTATCCGGTACAGACGCCATGCTGGCGGCTTACGGTGTAGCGGACTATACGACCAGTTTCCGTGATGGCGGGTTAGTGCTTCCCGGTGTACATGCAGATGGCAGTACCAATACCACTGCTATCACATCGGAAGACCTGTGGACAACCGTTTCACAAAATGGCCGCAATGCTTTTGGACAGTTCTTTACTTATAGCGCCACTAATTTCCGTTTGAGGGAATTATCCTTCTCTTATAATTTTAAGTTTGATAATAAACTGGTAAAAGGCGCCAGGCTTTCACTCACCGGTCGTAACCTTTTCTTCCTCTACCGTGGAAAATCTGTACTGGATATTCCGGGTATCGGAAAACGTACGTTGCCGGTAGATCCTGAAATGGCGCTGGGTACCAGCAACTACCAGGGCATAGAAGCCGGTCTGCCACCTGCTGTGCGCAGCTTCGGTCTGAATCTGAATGTATCCTTCTAG
- a CDS encoding acetylxylan esterase: protein MNILVPILMVLSSLFAVPQEPLPKVLPDDHTDAVALQLQQQAAQAFQSQVLPHTREAWEQQRSKLKASVMRETGTVVDHTLPLHYRETGHTQLKGYSVKNILFQTRPGVYATASLYVPDGKGPFPAVMNLHGHWPNARMADMVQPIAHSLALNGYVCLSIDAWGAGERTTISGEAEYHGSNLGASLMNVGNTLMGMQLTDNIRGVDLLCSLPQVDKNRIGATGASGGGNQTMWLAAMDERIRAAVPVVSVGTFEAYILNSNCVCELLPAGLTFTEEAGILAMVAPRALKICNGNKDANKSFFPSEMLRSYKNAAPVYEMLHASDKLAYELFDEPHGYWPEIRSAMVGWFDLQLKGTGTGASVKEPAFDLLSQDQLRTFPVNQRDTAVTTTVSWCTHTGSELRAHLFEEQTIHTRAKRDALRAVLRMGQPLQLKTIHPYGQAQGWDKIALETTDGEWLPLLHKAPAKKENGYVVLSNPGGKDSIPAELIRSILKEGKGIVLADLWGTGEQASPVATKTDGSLPPFHTLARSVLWLGGTIQGKWVNDLELITSWLRTSYSALRIDLDGSKETGLATLFTAALGNEVKKVTLHNSPVSYQFAGRDGIDHFNMSVHVPGIMNWGDVSLAAALAGTTVLFDTPVDMSGKMINGKSLQYYKQEFQLLKKRSRQKGHTDFITAAAGQVQ from the coding sequence TTGAATATACTCGTTCCGATACTCATGGTGCTATCCTCACTTTTCGCTGTTCCACAGGAGCCCCTGCCAAAGGTACTCCCCGATGATCATACGGATGCTGTTGCCTTACAACTGCAACAACAGGCAGCACAAGCCTTTCAGTCGCAGGTGCTGCCGCATACGCGGGAAGCATGGGAGCAACAGCGCAGTAAGCTCAAAGCATCGGTTATGCGGGAAACCGGTACCGTGGTAGATCATACGTTGCCATTGCATTACCGGGAAACAGGACATACACAGCTAAAGGGCTATTCCGTAAAGAATATTTTATTTCAGACACGCCCGGGTGTATATGCAACGGCCAGTTTGTATGTGCCGGATGGCAAAGGTCCTTTCCCGGCGGTGATGAACCTGCATGGCCATTGGCCCAATGCACGTATGGCAGACATGGTGCAGCCCATTGCCCATAGCCTGGCGCTAAATGGCTACGTATGCCTGAGTATAGATGCCTGGGGTGCAGGAGAAAGAACCACCATCTCCGGTGAAGCAGAATACCATGGTTCCAACCTGGGCGCTTCCCTGATGAATGTAGGCAACACCCTGATGGGCATGCAACTCACCGACAATATACGTGGGGTAGACCTGTTATGTTCTTTACCACAGGTAGATAAAAATCGTATAGGCGCCACCGGTGCCAGCGGCGGTGGTAACCAAACCATGTGGCTGGCAGCGATGGATGAACGCATCAGGGCCGCCGTACCCGTGGTGAGCGTGGGCACTTTTGAAGCCTACATCCTCAACAGCAACTGTGTATGTGAGCTGCTGCCTGCCGGACTTACCTTCACAGAAGAAGCCGGTATACTGGCCATGGTAGCGCCCCGCGCACTGAAAATATGTAATGGAAATAAAGACGCAAATAAATCATTCTTTCCATCGGAGATGTTGCGTAGCTATAAAAATGCGGCACCAGTATATGAAATGCTGCATGCATCCGACAAACTCGCCTATGAATTGTTTGACGAGCCACACGGCTACTGGCCGGAAATAAGATCTGCGATGGTAGGCTGGTTTGATCTGCAATTAAAAGGAACAGGTACCGGCGCATCCGTAAAGGAACCGGCCTTTGACCTGCTCTCTCAGGATCAGTTACGGACCTTCCCGGTAAATCAGCGGGATACAGCCGTAACCACTACAGTAAGCTGGTGTACGCATACCGGCAGCGAATTACGCGCCCACCTGTTTGAAGAACAAACCATTCATACAAGGGCAAAGCGGGATGCATTGCGTGCGGTATTGCGGATGGGACAGCCTTTACAACTGAAAACAATACATCCTTACGGGCAAGCGCAGGGATGGGATAAGATCGCACTGGAAACAACGGATGGCGAGTGGTTGCCATTGCTGCACAAAGCGCCGGCAAAAAAAGAAAACGGCTATGTGGTACTGAGCAATCCCGGTGGAAAAGACAGCATTCCGGCGGAACTGATCCGGTCGATCCTCAAAGAAGGAAAAGGAATTGTACTGGCGGATCTGTGGGGAACAGGAGAACAGGCTTCACCGGTTGCCACTAAAACAGATGGCAGCCTGCCTCCGTTTCATACGCTGGCCAGGTCTGTACTATGGCTGGGCGGTACCATCCAGGGCAAATGGGTCAACGACCTGGAGCTGATCACTTCGTGGCTGCGTACCAGTTATAGCGCACTTCGTATAGACCTTGACGGTAGTAAGGAAACAGGACTCGCTACTTTATTTACAGCGGCACTTGGCAATGAGGTGAAAAAAGTAACGCTGCATAACAGCCCGGTAAGCTATCAGTTTGCAGGACGCGATGGTATCGACCATTTTAATATGTCCGTACACGTGCCCGGTATCATGAACTGGGGAGATGTATCACTTGCAGCGGCGCTGGCCGGTACCACTGTATTATTTGATACACCGGTGGATATGTCCGGAAAGATGATCAACGGAAAATCTTTACAATATTATAAACAGGAATTCCAGTTACTGAAAAAGCGTAGCCGTCAAAAAGGGCATACGGATTTTATAACAGCAGCAGCAGGCCAGGTACAATAA